The following proteins are co-located in the Canis aureus isolate CA01 chromosome X, VMU_Caureus_v.1.0, whole genome shotgun sequence genome:
- the LOC144309115 gene encoding uncharacterized protein LOC144309115 isoform X3, translating to MWQRGRRRQGGGGPAKLRAGDTAAILLAYPATLLDALPAYGSFPPSLCKHPARLPLILLRHKLTAEAAARCPIRAREARDPGRWTPGMKTPNAPEAEGQQTRAAVGRATGSANMTKKKASQKKQRGRPSSQSRRNIVGCRISHGWKEGDEPITQWKGTVLDQVHPGQSSTQRSCDGSLCNSVSRNTLATLKACLFGLQRRTRFTYAQWKRSSTSYPEDCKIPLCLIVSD from the exons ATGTGGCAGAGGGGCCGCCGCCGACAGGGAGGCGGGGGGCCCGCGAAGCTCAGAGCTGGGGATACCGCCGCCATCCTCCTCGCCTACCCCGCCACCCTCCTAGACGCGCTCCCCGCCTACGGATCCTTCCCTCCCAGCCTGTGCAAACACCCGGCTCGTCTCCCGCTGATCCTCCTTCGACACAAGCTCACCGCGGAGGCAGCAGCTAGGTGTCCGATTCGGGCACGTGAGGCCCGGGATCCGGGGCGGTGGACACCAG GCATGAAGACCCCCAACGCACCAGAGGCCGAAGGGCAGCAAACCAGGGCAGCTGTGGGCCGGGCCACTGGGTCGGCAAACATGACGAAGAAAAAAGCCTCCCAAAAGAAACAGAGGGGCAGACCTTCCTCCCAGTCCCGCAGGAACATCGTGGGCTGCAGAATTTCAcatggatggaaggaaggtgacgagcccatcacccagtggaAAGGAACCGTTCTGGATCAG GTACATCCTGGCCAGTCCAGCACACAGAGAAGCTGTGATGGAAGTTTGTGCAACTCTGTTTCCAG GAACACTCTTGCAACTCTGAAGGCTTGTCTGTTTGGACTTCAAAGAAGAACAAG GTTCACTTATGCCCAATGGAAAAGATCATCTACCTCATATCCAGAAGACTGCAAAATACCATTGTGCCTCATTGTCTCTGACTAG
- the LOC144309115 gene encoding spindlin-2 isoform X1 produces MWQRGRRRQGGGGPAKLRAGDTAAILLAYPATLLDALPAYGSFPPSLCKHPARLPLILLRHKLTAEAAARCPIRAREARDPGRWTPGMKTPNAPEAEGQQTRAAVGRATGSANMTKKKASQKKQRGRPSSQSRRNIVGCRISHGWKEGDEPITQWKGTVLDQVPINPSLYLVKYDGIDCVYGLELHRDERVLSLKILSDRVASSQVSDANLANTIIGKAVEHMFEGEHGSKDEWRGMVLAQAPIMKAWFYITYEKDPVLYMYQLLDDYKEGDLRIMPESSESPPAEREPGGVVDGLIGKHVEYTKEDGSKRIGMVIHQVEAKPSVYFIKFDDDFHIYVYDLVKKS; encoded by the exons ATGTGGCAGAGGGGCCGCCGCCGACAGGGAGGCGGGGGGCCCGCGAAGCTCAGAGCTGGGGATACCGCCGCCATCCTCCTCGCCTACCCCGCCACCCTCCTAGACGCGCTCCCCGCCTACGGATCCTTCCCTCCCAGCCTGTGCAAACACCCGGCTCGTCTCCCGCTGATCCTCCTTCGACACAAGCTCACCGCGGAGGCAGCAGCTAGGTGTCCGATTCGGGCACGTGAGGCCCGGGATCCGGGGCGGTGGACACCAG GCATGAAGACCCCCAACGCACCAGAGGCCGAAGGGCAGCAAACCAGGGCAGCTGTGGGCCGGGCCACTGGGTCGGCAAACATGACGAAGAAAAAAGCCTCCCAAAAGAAACAGAGGGGCAGACCTTCCTCCCAGTCCCGCAGGAACATCGTGGGCTGCAGAATTTCAcatggatggaaggaaggtgacgagcccatcacccagtggaAAGGAACCGTTCTGGATCAGGTGCCTATAAATCCCTCTCTTTATCTGGTGAAATATGATGGAATTGACTGTGTCTATGGACTGGAACTTCACAGAGATGAAAGAGTTTTgtctcttaaaattctttccGACAGGGTGGCATCATCTCAAGTCAGTGATGCAAACCTTGCAAACACCATAATTGGTAAAGCTGTGGAACATATGTTTGAGGGTGAGCACGGTTCTAAGGATGAATGGAGGGGAATGGTCTTAGCCCAAGCACCTATCATGAAAGCCTGGTTTTATATTACCTATGAGAAAGATCCTGTCTTGTACATGTACCAGCTTCTAGATGATTACAAAGAAGGAGACCTCCGTATCATGCCAGAGTCCAGTGAGTCTCCTCCAGCAGAGAGGGAGCCAGGAGGAGTTGTAGATGGCCTCATAGGTAAACATGTGGAATATACCAAAGAAGATGGCTCCAAACGGATTGGCATGGTCATTCACCAAGTGGAAGCCAAACCCTCTGTGTATTTCATCAAGTTTGATGATGATTTCCATATCTATGTCTATGATTTGGTGAAAAAGTCCTAA
- the LOC144309115 gene encoding spindlin-2 isoform X2: protein MKTPNAPEAEGQQTRAAVGRATGSANMTKKKASQKKQRGRPSSQSRRNIVGCRISHGWKEGDEPITQWKGTVLDQVPINPSLYLVKYDGIDCVYGLELHRDERVLSLKILSDRVASSQVSDANLANTIIGKAVEHMFEGEHGSKDEWRGMVLAQAPIMKAWFYITYEKDPVLYMYQLLDDYKEGDLRIMPESSESPPAEREPGGVVDGLIGKHVEYTKEDGSKRIGMVIHQVEAKPSVYFIKFDDDFHIYVYDLVKKS from the coding sequence ATGAAGACCCCCAACGCACCAGAGGCCGAAGGGCAGCAAACCAGGGCAGCTGTGGGCCGGGCCACTGGGTCGGCAAACATGACGAAGAAAAAAGCCTCCCAAAAGAAACAGAGGGGCAGACCTTCCTCCCAGTCCCGCAGGAACATCGTGGGCTGCAGAATTTCAcatggatggaaggaaggtgacgagcccatcacccagtggaAAGGAACCGTTCTGGATCAGGTGCCTATAAATCCCTCTCTTTATCTGGTGAAATATGATGGAATTGACTGTGTCTATGGACTGGAACTTCACAGAGATGAAAGAGTTTTgtctcttaaaattctttccGACAGGGTGGCATCATCTCAAGTCAGTGATGCAAACCTTGCAAACACCATAATTGGTAAAGCTGTGGAACATATGTTTGAGGGTGAGCACGGTTCTAAGGATGAATGGAGGGGAATGGTCTTAGCCCAAGCACCTATCATGAAAGCCTGGTTTTATATTACCTATGAGAAAGATCCTGTCTTGTACATGTACCAGCTTCTAGATGATTACAAAGAAGGAGACCTCCGTATCATGCCAGAGTCCAGTGAGTCTCCTCCAGCAGAGAGGGAGCCAGGAGGAGTTGTAGATGGCCTCATAGGTAAACATGTGGAATATACCAAAGAAGATGGCTCCAAACGGATTGGCATGGTCATTCACCAAGTGGAAGCCAAACCCTCTGTGTATTTCATCAAGTTTGATGATGATTTCCATATCTATGTCTATGATTTGGTGAAAAAGTCCTAA
- the SPIN2B gene encoding spindlin-2B isoform X1, with protein sequence MWQRGRRRQGGGGPAKLRAGDTAAILLAYPATLLDALPAYGSFPPSLCKHPARLPLILLRHKLTAEAAARCPIRAREARDPGRWTPGMKTPNAPEAEGQQTRAAVGRATGSANMTKKKASQKKQRGRPSSQSRRNIVGCRISHGWKEGDEPITQWKGTVLDQVPINPSLYLVKYDGIDCVYGLELHRDERVLSLKILSDRVASSQVSDANLANTIIGKAVEHMFEGEHGSKDEWRGMVLAQAPIMKAWFYITYEKDPVLYMYQLLDDYKEGDLRIMPESSESPPAEREPGGVVDGLIGKHVEYTKEDGSKRIGMVIHQVEAKPSVYFIKFDDDFHIYVYDLVKKS encoded by the exons atgtggcagaGGGGCCGCCGCCGACAGGGAGGCGGGGGGCCCGCGAAGCTCAGAGCTGGGGATACCGCCGCCATCCTCCTCGCCTACCCCGCCACCCTCCTAGACGCGCTCCCCGCCTACGGATCCTTCCCTCCCAGCCTGTGCAAACACCCGGCTCGTCTCCCGCTGATCCTCCTTCGACACAAGCTCACCGCGGAGGCAGCAGCTAGGTGTCCGATTCGGGCACGTGAGGCCCGGGATCCGGGGCGGTGGACACCAG GCATGAAGACCCCCAACGCACCAGAGGCCGAAGGGCAGCAAACCAGGGCAGCTGTGGGCCGGGCCACTGGGTCGGCAAACATGACGAAGAAAAAAGCCTCCCAAAAGAAACAGAGGGGCAGACCTTCCTCCCAGTCCCGCAGGAACATCGTGGGCTGCAGAATTTCAcatggatggaaggaaggtgacgagcccatcacccagtggaAAGGAACCGTTCTGGATCAGGTGCCTATAAATCCCTCTCTTTATCTGGTGAAATATGATGGAATTGACTGTGTCTATGGACTGGAACTTCACAGAGATGAAAGAGTTTTgtctcttaaaattctttccGACAGGGTGGCATCATCTCAAGTCAGTGATGCAAACCTTGCAAACACCATAATTGGTAAAGCTGTGGAACATATGTTTGAGGGTGAGCACGGTTCTAAGGATGAATGGAGGGGAATGGTCTTAGCCCAAGCACCTATCATGAAAGCCTGGTTTTATATTACCTATGAGAAAGATCCTGTCTTGTACATGTACCAGCTTCTAGATGATTACAAAGAAGGAGACCTCCGTATCATGCCAGAGTCCAGTGAGTCTCCTCCAGCAGAGAGGGAGCCAGGAGGAGTTGTAGATGGCCTCATAGGTAAACATGTGGAATATACCAAAGAAGATGGCTCCAAACGGATTGGCATGGTCATTCACCAAGTGGAAGCCAAACCCTCTGTGTATTTCATCAAGTTTGATGATGATTTCCATATCTATGTCTATGATTTGGTGAAAAAGTCCTAA